One genomic segment of Schistosoma haematobium chromosome 6, whole genome shotgun sequence includes these proteins:
- the LRRC57 gene encoding Leucine-rich repeat-containing protein 57 (EggNog:ENOG4104M9E~COG:T), translating into MGNTIAPRIENAEKTGVLQVSGLKLKKVPEQVKHLRNLRSLDLSNNKIENIDPWISLLKNLKVLNVENNKLKCFPAEIYLLTKLESLNGNSNFLINFITPGAIVNLNELSCLRTVNLSHNCLTEFPVELCLKSIPINVIDLSNNQISIIPNAIASLQAIEINLNSNKISIISNGIAQCERLKVLRLEHNCLRLENFPTELLTNSQVSLICVDGNSFNMKDFYNLPGYSKYMERFTAMKKKAA; encoded by the exons ATGGGTAATACCATTGCTCCGAGGATCGAGAACGCTGAGAAGACTGGTGTTTTACAAGTCAGTGGCTTAAAATTAAAAAAG GTTCCTGAACAAGTAAAACACCTTCGTAATCTTCGGAGTTTAGATCTctcaaataataaaattgaaaatatcgACCCATGGATATCTTTATTAAAAAATCTTAAGGTTCTAAACGTTGAAAACAACAAATTAA AATGTTTTCCTGCAGAAATATATCTACTAACAAAATTAGAATCATTAAATGGAAACAGTAATTtcttaattaattttatcaCACCTGGAGCAATTgtcaatttaaatgaattatcttGTCTACGTACTGTAAATTTGAGTCATAATTGTTTAACTGAATTTCCTGTGGAACTGTGTTTAAAGTCAATACCTATCAATGTGATTGATTTGTCAAATAATCAAATTAGTATTATACCGAATGCTATTGCTTCATTACAG gccattgaaattaatttgaattcgaataaaatatcaattataTCCAATGGCATAGCCCAATGTGAACGATTGAAAGTTTTACGCTTAGAACATAATTGTTTACGATTAGAAAATTTCCCAACCGAACTACTAACAAATTCACAAGTCTCCTTAATATGTGTCGATGGGAATTCATTCAATATGAAAGATTTTTACAATTTGCCCGGTTATTCAAAA TATATGGAACGTTTTACAGCAATGAAGAAAAAAGCTGCTTAG